The Calditrichota bacterium genome segment TCAGGAGCCAAAGCGTTTTCCTGCATCTGTTTTAAAAATCTCCCACGAATTTTCACGAATTTTAGGGGCATAAAAAATGCACCGGATGCTCATGTCGGGTTAAGTTGAAGTCACCTTCCACGGCGGATTTTCCGGCAGGTAGGTGTCGAACTCCCGATTGAATTTCTCTTCCACCTCAGGCGTGTAGTTGCCTTCCAGAAACAGATCCAGCACCTCATTGTAAAATCGCTCCCAGGAGGCTTCTTCGTGCCCGGGATTGATCGGATAAAACATCACGCCATTCGCTTTCGCTGCGCGCCTGTCACCGGGCGCATCGCCGAGCATTAAGACGTGACCCGGCGGATATTTCCCGGCTGTGGCCAGGCGAAGATGTTCCTTTTTACTGCCCATCTCCTGACCCGCAATGATGGAAACAAAGGCATCAATGCCGTGCTCCTTCCATTCCCGCTGAAGGGCCTCACCGGGTGTGGCCGAAACCACAATCACATCCGCCTGTTCGGAAAGTTTTTGCAGGCTTTCCCGAACAAACGGAAAGGGAGGCACACCGTGAACCATATCGGCAATGGTTGCATTGACGGCTTCACTCCAAACGAGTGCCTGTTTGAGAATGGGGTCGCCTGTTTTCTGAACAGCCTCTTTCAGGGCCGGATTTCCAAGCGGAACCCCGGAATCGATAAACTTCCTCAAGGCAGGAACGTCGGGGATGGT includes the following:
- a CDS encoding HAD family hydrolase gives rise to the protein MISEAQKPLAEFKPKHDYFVGIDSDGCAFDTMELKHKECFIPNIVKHWELQAVSKYAREAAEFVNLYSKWRGINRFPALVKVFDLLRERPDVQRRNVTIPDVPALRKFIDSGVPLGNPALKEAVQKTGDPILKQALVWSEAVNATIADMVHGVPPFPFVRESLQKLSEQADVIVVSATPGEALQREWKEHGIDAFVSIIAGQEMGSKKEHLRLATAGKYPPGHVLMLGDAPGDRRAAKANGVMFYPINPGHEEASWERFYNEVLDLFLEGNYTPEVEEKFNREFDTYLPENPPWKVTST